Genomic window (Arachis hypogaea cultivar Tifrunner chromosome 13, arahy.Tifrunner.gnm2.J5K5, whole genome shotgun sequence):
CGGCAGTTTGGAATATGAATCAATATCCGGCATCACCCTATTTGAGCGTCACCATTTCCTTCCCTGAGAACCCATGCCGCCTTTGTTCTTTCCAAAGAAAACATTCTTGGCTTTTGGTTTTGGCAACTCATGCAGGTCCATCACCTGTATCGTTCTTTGCTTTTTCGCTACAACACAACATTACCACTCAGTATCACATGAATCTATCTATGTAATGTAACAAATAAAACAGCAAGTAATCAAGTCACCATTTGCAGCCTCTTTGTAGTTCTCTTGAAGTCGTTTTCTTGCTGAAGCAAGTCTCTCCGCGTCAAAATTGCTCTCTTTTTGTCTCTGAAAATAATCCAACAATGGGTCGGTTTTTTAACTTGTTAAGCAAGTAAACTTAAGCTTATAAATCATATCCGTACGttttgaggaggaggaggagtggGAACCGATGGTAACGGTGATGGTGATTTTTGAGCTGGTTTTGGCAGAGCTTCTTTGCGAggaattggttttggttttggttctgTTTCGGAAGACTCAAAATTGCCATCTGTATGAGCAGAGCAGTGAAGAGAGCAGTGAAGGGAACAGAACATGTATTAAACATTATACCAAACATTCCAAATCACACTTTGAATCGGATACTATACTCACTCTCTGAATTTGGCGAGCATGCAAAACCAGGAATCTGCCAAAGGAATGGAACATTATAATCAATAAAGCAGCAAAGCATATGAATCATCATGCATAGTTCTTGAACTGAACCTGATGATGCCCATTTCGTTGATTCCTCTGCTGAGGCGAATCTTCATCATCACCTGCCATGCCAACAAGATGACATGAATCTCACTATTCACTGCAATTTTGACACAGAAGAGAGAGATTACCAATGACAGTACTAGCAGTAGCAGGTTCTCCAGGTGCCTTCAGCTTCACCCATTCATCTACAATTTCCTTCCACTTCCTATCCAAAGCAAACAAAACACTCAACTCATCTGTTACATGAATCAACCTTCATTCTTCAGCATATGCACTTAAAAAACAAAACCTGACAAGAAGCTTCACCAATCTGCGAACTTCACTGGAGGAATGCTTCCTTAACCGATTCACGTTCCTCCCAATGTCAGTTTCCTGCATGCATGAATCCAATTAATTAACAAACTCAAACGACAATTTAACAAACAACACGAGCTTACCTCTAAAGCCTGGAATGTAATATCCATGTCCGCCAGATTCTGTAGCAACTCCGCCAACGAATCTTCCGACTATcaaacaacatcaaattcaaccaACACAAAACACATTCCTTAATTCTAAGAACCAATTAATTAGCTGAaattaaaagaggaaaaaaaagaggGAGACCTGGTGAGGATCTTCAAGTTGGTGCTTAATTTCTAGAATCTTCTTCTGCTCGTCATCGAATAAGCCTCCAAAAGGATCCATATCCTCGTCCTCTGACGATTTGTTTTGCTGATTGTGTGCTTCGACGGCATTTGCTTCGCAATTCAGACACCGGGGAGGCGTGGCAGTAGCGGCGTAAAGGCGCTCGACGATTCCGTCCCGGCGGCGCTTCAATTCATCGGCGTTATCGGCGGAAGCGACGTCGATTGCAGCGTCAAAGAAAGCCCAAACGTCGACGCGGGCGGTGTCCAGTATGGATCGGAAATCATCCAAATCCATATCGGAAGCGTGGCACCAACCAAATCGATGGAGGGATTGGGATCCCACACGGAAACAACAATCTAATCTAATAATTCAAGTTTTGTGGAGATATTCGGAACAAAAACATTAATACAAGATAACAAGAATATACTCTATATTCTTTCTACCAAAAGCAAACtctaatttctttttcttattatttcttttcttggtttaaattgaaattcatattgaTTGATTGATACTCATGCGTGTTTTTATAATATGTTGACCAATGGCATCAGGATTTGTTATTTGTTGGTGTGGGGAACTGcctttctattcttttgttttctcCAATAAAGTAACAATTAATGTAATCTAAATCTTAatcactattatatattttttaatctcaaatatctttttttttttaaatatattttcttttatctGTATTTGAAAGAAGGTATGGGCAAAAGGAGATGAACCACCAAAAACACAACAGAATGAATTGGAGAGCATCTgctatttttgtttacttttcATTATAACCTTATCTAGCTAAATGCGGCTTAATTCTGACTTAGGGCTTGTTGTTATGTTtggacactatttttgaaaaaaaaaaatattttaaataatatctttttaaaaaaaaaatttttttttttgaacaaaagaGGCTCAACACAGTAAAGTGGAGCAAAGGAAAAAGGATAACCAAAGTAAACACAAATATAACTGGAAAGCTAGTATCcgttgtcatctccggcattgccatcaacaaccaatcGGATCGACTCCACACCAAtccttgtagctcaagaaagacATGATCTTAACTCCTTCAACACTTGTCTCTATCTGCTGGAAGACTCTGCTATTCCGCTCCAACCAAATGTTCTAAATAACCGCATAGAATCCTATCAGCCATTTTCTTTGCTCAGACTTCCCACCTGTTACTTCAATCCAACTCTCATAGAACTCTTTAGTGGTTCCTGGGATGGTCCAAGCTCTATCAGAAAAAGTCAGCcatgcacaccacacctgccacgtGAACTCACATGCAAAAAATAAATGATGAACAAATTCTATGTTCTTTTTACACAAAACACAAATGTTGTCATGAAGATTAATAATACCAAGTCTACTCAGCCTTTCCTTCGTATTAACCCTTCCTACTAGCACAAACCAAGCAAAGAGTTCAACTCTTGGTGGAACCAAGCCTCGCCATATGGAGCTTGTGAAGTTGTAACTTGTGATGTCTGTTGGGAGCATCTCATTATGTAGCACCTGCACAAAAGAATTAGTAGAAAATActctatttttatcaaatttccaaGTCACTGAATCCTCTCTATCAAGTGATAACCTCACGTCCCTCAACCTGACATGTAATTGATTTAGCAACTCTAGCTCCCATTGGAAGAGTTCCCTCCTCCATTGGAAGTCCCATATCCACTCTAACTCATCACAAAACCCACAGTCCCCTATTACGGATCCTTGTTGATTTGAAACCGAGAAGAGTCTTGGAAAACAATCTTTCAAGGAGCCACCTTGTAACCACACATCCTCCCAAAAACGAATGTTTCTGCCATTTTCCACCTCCATTGACAGACCTCTGATCATCATATCTCTTGCATGTTGCTCCTTAATATTAAGGTGACAAATATCTTTCCACGGCCCCCCTCTTGATCGCACAGGTTGGTTTGATAACATTACAGTTGGGTCCAACTGATTACAAGAGCAAACAATCTTCTTCCAAAGCGGGCAGTCCTCCTTTGAAAAACGCCACCACCATTTGAACAGTAGCGCCGCATTCCTAATTAGAGCATCCCCCACCCCCAAACCTCCTAACTTTTTCGAAGCCTGAACTACCTCCCATTTCACCATTGGTATCCCATTATTCCCATCTTCTTTACTCCACAAGAACCTTCTTTGAAGCCCAATAATCCTTTCTGCAACCCcctttggcatcttatacaagTTTAAGTAGTAAACCGGCAAGCTATTGAGAACAGATTTTATAAGGACCAGCTTACCCGCTTTGTTGAGAGACCTGACTTTCCATAAACTCAGCTTGTCTTCAACCTTGTCAATGATTGgtttccaagtcttcaccaaTCTAGGATTGGCACCAAGAGGAATCCCTAAGTACCTGACAGGTAATGCTGCTTCAGCAAAACCCAACAGGCCACACATATTCGTCACCCATTCCTTCTCACAGTTTACTGAAATTAGGCTCGATTTTTCAAAGTTGATACTCAGGCCAGACATTAACTCAAAACAACGCAGGAGCCTCTTGTAATTCACTAGCGTTTCTGTTTTCTGGGGACAAAATAAAATGGTGTCGTCTGCAAATTGGAGATGCGACAATTCTACATTATCCCTTCCTACCAGCAGTAGAGATATTCTGCTATTTCTAACCGCCTTCCCCACCATCCTGTGCAGaacatcaacaacaagaacaaacagGAAGGGAGAGAGGGGATCTCCTTGTCTGAGACCCCTCTCCATCTTAAACGGCTTGGTTGGTGACCCATTGATCAGTACTGACATAGATACTGTAGTCACACACTCCTTCACCCAGGTCCTCCATCTACTACCAAAACCCATCTTCTGTAGCACTATATCCATAAAGCTCCATCTCACTCTGTCATAGACTTTCTGGAAGTCCAATTTAACAATTGCCGCTTGCTTCTTTCGTAGCTTAAGCCAGTGAACTATCTCACAAGCGATGAgagcaccaaaaaaaaaattataaaattaaaaataattttatattgaaatatctcatataaaaaaatatttttatttatttattatatatttgaataaaataagataaaaatatttttttatttattttttatgtaaaaaatattttttttaacgaaaaaaattaaaatatataaattgtagcttctcaaaaaagatattttttatttttttaatatttttttttattattagaaatttgtcaaacacattaaaaaataaaaaacaaattattattaaaaaaaaatttatcgatTTAATTGTGCCTAAACAAAcacttataaatttaattattagatttttaaaaattttatttgagtctaaaattttatatttgatagTATGGTCTTTACTAATTTATtactgataaaaaaaattactaatctatttttttaaatatgatttaaaatatattttataattttgttatctttgatttaattaaaaaaaattgtctgGGATGTGACTGGAGAGTATACATAAAAGGAAAAGAATAACAAGGGATGTGTTATGTTGTTCTGATTCATTGTAGCTTATATACATGCACATTAAATAATACTTTTCATAAGGACACTAAAGTCAacaatatcaaattttatttaattttgacttataaatttaattattagatttttaaaaattttatttgatcGTAAATCTTCCTATTTGATAACATAATCTTTATTAATCTATTGATgatgaaaaaaatttactaatttgtttcttttaaatatgatataaaacatattttataatttggttatctttgatttaattaaaaaaaattctctagGACTCGTAGCTGGAGAGTTCATATAGAATAGGAAGAATAACAAGAAATGTCGTGTTGTTCTAATCTATTAGGACGTATATATATGCAGATTGGATAATGTCTTTTACAAAGGCACTAAAGCCAACcatatcaaattttatttaattctgACACGTATAGAATGGAAAAAATAACAGAGATGTGTTATGTTGTTCTGATCCATTGTGACGTATATATATAGATTGGATAATGTTTTTTCACAAAAGTACTAAAAGTCAacaatatcaaattttatttaattctcactcatacatttaattattaaatttttaaaattttatttgagtctaaAATTTCATATTTGATAGTATAGTCTTACTAATCTATTGCTGATAAAAAAAACTTACTAATCTATTTCTTTTAAATATGATTTAaaacatattttataattttgttatctttgacttaattaaaaaaatttgtctaAGATTGGGCTGGACATAAATGGGAAGAATAACATGTGTTGTTCTGATCTATTGAGACGTATATACATACAAATTGGATAATGCTTTTCACAAATGTACTAAAGCTAacaatatcaaattttatttaattttcacacACATAGAATGGGAAGAATAACAGAAATGTGTTGTGTTGTTCTAATCCATTGTGGCGTATATAAACGTATATTGGATAATATTTTTTACAAAGGCActaaaacaacaatatcaaatttcatttaattatgacttataaatttaattattagatttttaaaaattttatttaagtctAAAATTTAAGTATAGTCTTTACTATTCTAttgttgataaaaaattatttactaaTCTGGTTCTTTTAAATATGATTTAAAACATATTTTATAATTTGTTATctttgatttaattaaaaaaaattgtctagGATTTGACGGAAGAGTACACATAGAATGGAAAGAATAATATCGAGAAATGTGTTGTGTTATTTTAATTCATTGtgacgtgtatatatatatatatatatatatatatagatagattgGATAATGTTTTCCACAAAGGTACTAAagtcaaaaatatcaaattttattgGATAATATTTTTCACAAAGGTACTAAagtcaaaaatatcaaattttatttaattttggcaCACATGAAATGAGAAGAACACCAAAATGTGTTGTGTTGTTCTGATTCATTGTGGCATATATACATGCAAATTAGATAATACTTTTCACACAAGCACTAAAACCAacaatatcaaattttatttaattctcACTTATACgtttaattatttcatttttaaaaattttattttaatctaaaattTCATATTTGATAGTATAGTCTTTATTAATCTATTGTTATtgctgataaaaaaaaattactaatctatttttttaaatataatttaaaacatatttttataattttgttatctttgatttaattaaaaaaaattgtctgGGATGCAATTGGAGAGTACACataaaaaggaaagaacaaaCAACGAGAAATGTGTTGTGTTGTTCTGATTCATTGTGACGTATATACATGCAAATTGGATAATACTTTTTATAAGGACGCTAAAGCCAacaatatcaaattttatttaattctgacttataaatttaattattaaatttttcaaaattgtattTGAGTGTAAATCTTCATATTTGATAGCATAGTCTTTATTAATTTATTGCTgatgaaaaaaatttactaatttgtttcttttaaataggatataaaacatattttataattttgttatctttgatttaattaaaaaattctctGGGATGTAACTGGAGAGTTCACATAGAATAGGAAGAATAACTAGAGATGTGTTGTGTTGTTCTGATCCATTAGGGCGTATATACACACAGATTGGATAATGCTTTTTATAAAAGTATTAAAGCCAATcatatcaaattttatttaattctgACCGAcataaaatgagaagaatgaCCAAGATGTGTTGTGTTGTTCTGATCCAttgtgacatatatatatattgttcataccctgccccaacactaaggcccaggtccaaacgaaAAGACCCAGtccaaaggattgagcctcaCCCCACACCGACCTTCCCCTAAAGAAGTCGGTCCTCACTACGACTTGCTCTGAAGAAGTCGgggacgaagattagctggcagataaaccctCATTCacatgagtaactgcccctaagatctctcaacccacttccaggagccatatcccaacttccctaagataaatggatggttatccaccttaaaaggcggaactacttcaacggtggttattggctcaccgctataaatacactgacactcctcaggtatctctaagtcctaATACTCTTTAGACCTGCTCacgcccttgctgacttaggcatcggagtgtctttgcaggtaccacccccattcactcgtattcacaagtcggacggaggctctAAAGACGCGAATCCGCTCGAAGGCTTCCTTCcatagacgattgggccaacccagcgagtccaacccaataatctccggttacccatcgtaacattggcgccattgccggggaaccgagagatcaaccagtaatggCGGACAAATCACCGGAAGATGGTCATACGGCGTCTGATTCCGAGCAGGAAAACCTGGACACCGGAAACAACGACGCGAATCCAACTCCTCACCAGGAGGCCAGCGATCAACATCGAGAAGGCACCTCTGGGTTTAAAAATCCAAAGGTAAACTCCTCGGATGGACGAGAGTCAGGAAAGGAAGGGCCACCCCACGCAACCGAGCTAATGGGGTTGGTCCATGGCCACCAAGGTCGTTTGGAACAGTTGAGACAGGAGTTAGAACGATAACGAGAGGCGGAGCAAAATCTCAGGGAAGAGAtagagcgacgaaaagagttagagaaaAAACTCTTAAGACTAGAATCTTCTCTGAAAAGTCGGAACTCCCGTGGCGACCGAGAAGAGTCGCCCCTGGGAGGAGAAGATCCGTTTAGTGAGGACATCATGAGGGCAAAAGTTtcaagaaacttcaaaagccctgatatgaacctctatgacggaaccacagatccgaagcatcacttaagcaattttaaaagtcggatgtatctagctgatgcttctgatgcaactcgctgcaaagccttttcGACTACCTTGTCAAaagcggcgatgaagtggttcgacagcctcccacCGAGATCAGTCACCAGCTTTGAGGACCTCTCGAgaaaattcttgatgaggttctccatccaaaaggataaAGTAAAACATGCGCCGAGACTCCTGggaataaagcaggaggtcggagaacctttgcgggactatatggaaaggttcaataaagcgtgtttagagattcaagacctgcccacggaAGCTGTCATCATGGGGTTAGTGaatggacttagagaaggtcccttttcacagtccatatcaaaaaggcaccccaCCTCCCTGagcgatgtacaggaaagagcagaaaagtacatcaacatggaggaaaatgccagaCTACGAGAgccgagttggcgacctgggcatTCCCACTCTGcaaaagagaaggaaagagagcccaagaaaaaagaagaactcGGCCTCGACAGgccaaggaaatatcactcttatactccttgAAAGATTTCCatggtggatgtatacagagagatctgcaacactgaaaggctgccacctcccaggcccattaaaaataaaaagggaggaAGTCGCAgcgattactgtgagtaccataagatctATGGTCATTCAATAAATGAttgctacgaccttaaaaatgtgatagaaaagctggccagagagggtcggcttgatagatatctcatggaaaggtcggacaatcacgggaagagaaagcgagaggACGGGGACAggagagacccaccaccacaaactccCGAGAGgcatatacatatgatctcggGAGGATTCGCGGGTGGAGGACTCACCAAGTCCTCTCGCAAGAGACACCTCAAGTGAGTTTACCAGGTCGGGAGTGaagcacccgacctccccacAATCTCATTCACAATGGAGGacgggcaaggaataatccctggacatgatgatccagtggtgataaccatgatcctagcTAATGCCCACCTCCACAGAACtctagtagaccaagggagttcggcAGATATCCTTTTCAAGCCCGCGTTTGACAAGTTAGGGCTGGATGAAAAGGAGTTAAGAGtctaccccgacaccttatatggattaggcgacacgccaataaaatCACTGGGATTTTTACCCCTCCACAcgaccttcggaaaggggaaaaagtccaaaactctgagcatagacttcatagtcctcgacgtggggtcagcatataatgccttGATTGGCAGAGCTACCctaaatcgactcggagcggtggtgtctacccctcacctttgcatgaaattcccgacatttgcggggatagcaacggtgcgaggagatcagaagctggcaagaaaatgctacaatgaaagtctgaacctgagaggaaaaggccaagaagtccacaccatagagctcggtGGCACAAGAACCAAAGAAGAGCTGCGCCCACAACCAGGAGGAAAAACTGAAGAAATACAGGTCggtgaagaggaaggaaaaaatactaacataggagccaacctggaAGAAAGCTTAAAACAAAAGTTGACAaagctcctaaaagaaaattccgacctcttcgcctggaaagcttctgacatgccagggatagaccccgagctcatgtcccacaggcTCTCTGTCCACCCAGGGTCTCGACCTGTACAGCAGCAAAGGCGTAAGCTCGGCCCGGAACGAGCTCAAGcggtggaagagcaggtacaagcactCCTAGaggccggcttcatcagagaagttaagtatccaacatggctagcaaatgtagtgctagtcaagaaacaaaacggcaagtggaggatgtgcgtcgactacaccgacctgaataaggcatgtcccaaggacccataTCCGCTCCCAAGCATTGATACTCTAGTGGACTCCAgctcagggtatcaatacttgtcgtttatggatgcctactcgggatataaccagaTCCTGATGTACAAGCCAGACCAGGAAAAGACATCGTTCATCACACCTAGAGCAAattattgctacgtggtcatacCTTTTGGATTAAAAAACGCAGGGACcacgtaccaaaggctgatgaacaaggtgttcACTCCCCACCTCGGGCACTTAATCGAGGTCTACGTagatgacatgctggtaaaaacctgGGAAGAGGCCGACCTTTTTAGGGACCTCACGCAAGTTTTCAACACCATAAGGgcgcatgggatgagactaaatcccgcaaaatgtaccttcgcggtggaggccaGAAAATTCCTAGGATTTATGCTAACTCAAAGAGGGATCGAGGCAAATCCTGACAAGTGCAAAgctatcctagaaatgaaaagcccgacttgcttGAGAGAAGTCCAACAAttaaatggccgacttgcagccctttccaggttcttggcaggatcagcattaaggtcccttccactgttctctctGCTGAGAAAATGATGCCAGTTCGAGTGGACTCCAGAATGCGAGGAAgcattccaagagttcaaaaagttCTTGAGCCAACCTCCAATCCTTACCCGACCTCTAGTGGGGCAAGAGCTTGTCCTATATTTGTCTGTAGCGGACAAAGCTATCGCATCGGCCCTAATACGAGAGGATGAGGTTGGACAGCATCCAGtatacttcaccagcaaagttctaTAGGGTCCCGAACTAAGGTACcgcaaactagagaagtttgcgtACTCCTTAGTAATAGTCTCGCGGAGGTTATGGCCCTACTTCCAAGCCCACACAATAAGAGTTtgaacgaaccaacccatgaagcaaatcttCCAAAAGAcagatgttgcagggagaatggttcagtgggcgatagagctctccgagttcgacttaaagtacgaaactcggacagcggtaaaagcccaatgcctcaccgactttaTAGCGGAatatgcaggagatcaagaggaaaagccaactacatgggaactatacgtagatggatcctcaaacaaaacaggaagcggtgcaggcataatactagCCAATGGAGGGGGAACACAGATAGAAGTTttcctcaaatttgaatttccagcttccaacaatcaggcagaatatgaagccctgattgcaGGATTAAAGCTAGCAGAAGACGTCGGTGCATTCCAGGTGCTGATATTTAGCGATTTCCAAgtagtgacctcccaaataaatggagagtatcaggctaaAGACCCGAATATGAAaagatacttggaaaaaactctggagcacctcgggcgctttgcagaaaccgagatcAGACACATAACTCGGGACCTGAATAGCAGAGCAGatgccctctccaagttagccagtaccaaaccaggggggaataatagaagcttgatccagaaaactctccaagaaccctctgtGATGAAAACAGAGGACAAGTAGGAAGTCCTTGAAGTGACCGGGTTAAACCTCGGgtggatgaaccccttggtcgaatacctaaaattcgacatcctccccaaagaggaaaaagaagccaagaaaatccggagggaagcacaatactacactttggtgaaaaataccctctataaaagaggaatattaACACCATTGCTAAAGTGCATACCGACCTCAAGGACAACTGAAGTACTAGAAGAGGTTCATaatgggatctgcggaaaccacCTTGGAGCCAGGTCGCTAGcaaggaaagtaatccgagctgggtTCTATTGGCCGACTTTGCAGGAGGATGCcatagaatttgtgaaaaagtgccaaccatgccagatgcacgcaaatttccacgtggctcctcTCGAGGAGCTAatcagtataacttctccatggccctttgcaaaatgggggatgGATCTATTAGGACCTTTTCCCCAAGCCCCAAGACAAGTCAAATACTTAAttgtgggaatagactacttcacaaagtggatagaagcagaaccatt
Coding sequences:
- the LOC112733158 gene encoding probable mediator of RNA polymerase II transcription subunit 26c isoform X2 yields the protein MDLDDFRSILDTARVDVWAFFDAAIDVASADNADELKRRRDGIVERLYAATATPPRCLNCEANAVEAHNQQNKSSEDEDMDPFGGLFDDEQKKILEIKHQLEDPHQSEDSLAELLQNLADMDITFQALEETDIGRNVNRLRKHSSSEVRRLVKLLVRKWKEIVDEWVKLKAPGEPATASDDEDSPQQRNQRNGHHQIPGFACSPNSENGNFESSETEPKPKPIPRKEALPKPAQKSPSPLPSVPTPPPPQNRQKESNFDAERLASARKRLQENYKEAANAKKQRTIQVMDLHELPKPKAKNVFFGKNKGGMGSQGRKW
- the LOC112733158 gene encoding probable mediator of RNA polymerase II transcription subunit 26c isoform X1, with product MDLDDFRSILDTARVDVWAFFDAAIDVASADNADELKRRRDGIVERLYAATATPPRCLNCEANAVEAHNQQNKSSEDEDMDPFGGLFDDEQKKILEIKHQLEDPHQSEDSLAELLQNLADMDITFQALEETDIGRNVNRLRKHSSSEVRRLVKLLVRKWKEIVDEWVKLKAPGEPATASTVIGDDEDSPQQRNQRNGHHQIPGFACSPNSENGNFESSETEPKPKPIPRKEALPKPAQKSPSPLPSVPTPPPPQNRQKESNFDAERLASARKRLQENYKEAANAKKQRTIQVMDLHELPKPKAKNVFFGKNKGGMGSQGRKW